In one window of Synechococcus sp. M16CYN DNA:
- the lgt gene encoding prolipoprotein diacylglyceryl transferase, producing MFISPGPELFQFGPLVLRWYGLLIALAILIGLSLSSRLAQLRKLEHNLVSDLLPALVLFSIVGARVYYVAFEWHNYAATPLKSFAIWEGGIAIHGALVAGILTLIFFCRKRHQPFWEVFDILVPSVAFGQALGRWGNFFNSEAFGVPTNLPWKLFIPISNRPLIYIDSEFFHPTFLYESFWNLFLFTALILIFRWGLHSVNKLPAGMMSCLYLIGYSLGRVWIEGLRIDPLCIGALPPTCEGGIRIAQLMSVILAAIGCAGFWWLYGQKRPLPDPGSRVN from the coding sequence ATGTTTATCTCCCCCGGGCCTGAACTGTTTCAGTTTGGGCCTTTGGTATTACGTTGGTATGGGCTACTTATCGCCTTAGCCATATTAATTGGACTAAGTCTATCCAGTCGGCTAGCTCAACTGCGTAAGCTTGAACATAATCTGGTCAGCGATTTACTTCCTGCGCTTGTATTGTTTTCTATTGTTGGGGCAAGGGTCTATTACGTTGCCTTTGAATGGCACAACTACGCAGCTACACCACTAAAGTCATTTGCCATCTGGGAAGGCGGCATAGCAATCCATGGCGCATTAGTCGCGGGAATTCTCACCTTGATTTTCTTTTGCCGAAAACGTCATCAACCTTTTTGGGAAGTTTTTGACATCTTAGTCCCATCCGTTGCTTTTGGCCAAGCCCTAGGACGCTGGGGCAATTTCTTCAACTCGGAAGCCTTTGGGGTCCCAACCAATCTACCCTGGAAACTATTTATTCCGATATCAAACCGTCCGCTAATTTACATTGATAGCGAATTTTTCCATCCCACTTTTTTATACGAATCATTCTGGAACCTGTTTCTTTTCACTGCTTTGATCTTAATTTTTCGATGGGGACTGCATAGCGTTAATAAACTTCCAGCAGGTATGATGAGCTGCTTGTATTTAATTGGTTATAGCTTGGGGCGGGTTTGGATTGAAGGACTACGCATTGACCCCCTCTGTATCGGGGCCCTGCCGCCAACCTGTGAAGGCGGTATTCGCATTGCTCAGCTGATGAGTGTGATCCTTGCCGCAATTGGATGTGCAGGCTTTTGGTGGCTCTATGGTCAAAAAAGACCGCTACCTGATCCTGGCTCTCGTGTCAACTAG
- a CDS encoding DUF3067 family protein: MLDINSSFAAAPLGVEEVIGCLRQRWRATYDLQLVVRRHRLYLHLMWACLEQQSFPMDENSYRSHLAEVLDVVNRLGLSNEVRHWLATTRGKPRFGKALSFQLHLEGPETNSLLKEFLI; this comes from the coding sequence GTGCTTGATATCAACTCTTCTTTTGCTGCTGCTCCCCTTGGTGTAGAGGAGGTCATTGGCTGTCTACGTCAGCGCTGGAGGGCGACTTATGACCTTCAACTAGTGGTGCGACGTCATCGTCTTTACCTGCATTTGATGTGGGCGTGTCTCGAGCAGCAGTCCTTTCCGATGGATGAAAATAGTTATCGAAGTCATCTTGCTGAAGTGCTGGATGTTGTGAATCGTCTCGGTTTATCCAATGAGGTGCGGCATTGGCTAGCCACGACGCGCGGCAAACCGCGTTTTGGTAAAGCCCTTAGCTTTCAGTTGCACCTAGAAGGGCCTGAAACAAACAGCCTGCTCAAAGAGTTTCTGATCTGA
- the petC gene encoding cytochrome b6-f complex iron-sulfur subunit, with translation MTQIPSSDVPGMGRRQFMNLLTFGSVTGVALGALYPVANYFIPPKASAGSSGGITAKDELGNAITASGWLSSHPEGDRNLVQGLKGDPTYLVVESSDTIGNYGINAICTHLGCVVPWNSSSNKFMCPCHGSQYDATGKVVRGPAPLSLALANVNVENDNVFISQWSETDFRTGDKPWWT, from the coding sequence ATGACTCAAATTCCCTCGAGCGATGTGCCCGGAATGGGTCGTCGGCAGTTCATGAATCTGCTGACGTTCGGTTCCGTAACTGGTGTCGCCCTGGGGGCTCTGTACCCAGTAGCGAACTACTTCATTCCTCCTAAAGCATCCGCTGGCAGTAGTGGTGGCATCACTGCTAAAGATGAACTTGGCAATGCAATCACCGCCAGCGGATGGCTTTCAAGCCACCCAGAAGGTGACCGCAATCTAGTTCAAGGCCTGAAAGGTGACCCTACCTATCTGGTAGTTGAAAGTTCTGACACCATCGGCAATTATGGCATCAATGCCATTTGCACGCACCTGGGCTGCGTTGTGCCATGGAACAGCAGCAGCAACAAATTCATGTGTCCCTGCCACGGCAGTCAATATGATGCTACTGGAAAGGTTGTTCGTGGTCCAGCGCCGCTTTCCTTAGCTTTGGCCAATGTCAATGTCGAAAACGATAACGTCTTTATTAGCCAATGGTCCGAGACTGACTTCCGCACTGGCGACAAGCCTTGGTGGACTTGA
- the cobM gene encoding precorrin-4 C(11)-methyltransferase codes for MHPISFVGAGPGASDLLTLRAADRLRSADTLVWADSLVCPAITKLVPERCEKIRTSKMTLEEIISVLVDKQRSGQRVVRLHDGDTALYSAINEHICMLTDYNIPVEVVPGISAYQATAAGLATELTIPGVVQTVILGRASGRTGVPNNESLSRLAALKASLCLYLSAHYVEEVQSTLLEYYPVDTPVAVGHRVSWPDELLSVTPLNEMTAFTRKHKLLRTTLYIVSPALVSGPQRSCLYSPNYNHLFRPNL; via the coding sequence ATGCATCCCATCAGTTTCGTAGGAGCCGGCCCTGGAGCATCAGACTTGTTGACTCTGCGTGCAGCAGATCGACTGCGTTCTGCTGATACTTTGGTCTGGGCAGACTCTCTTGTGTGTCCAGCTATCACCAAATTGGTGCCTGAAAGATGCGAGAAGATTAGGACAAGTAAAATGACCTTAGAAGAGATAATCTCTGTTCTGGTTGATAAACAGCGCAGCGGACAACGAGTGGTACGTTTACATGATGGCGATACAGCTCTTTACAGCGCGATCAATGAACATATTTGTATGCTCACTGATTACAATATTCCTGTTGAAGTCGTGCCTGGTATCAGTGCTTATCAAGCGACAGCAGCAGGACTAGCAACCGAGTTGACAATTCCTGGAGTGGTGCAAACTGTAATTCTTGGTCGAGCTAGCGGTCGAACCGGCGTTCCGAATAATGAAAGTTTGAGCAGGCTTGCGGCTCTCAAAGCCAGTCTTTGTCTTTATCTCAGTGCTCACTACGTGGAAGAGGTGCAATCGACCTTACTAGAATATTACCCAGTAGATACACCTGTTGCTGTTGGTCATCGTGTGAGTTGGCCTGATGAATTGCTTTCTGTCACCCCCTTGAATGAGATGACTGCGTTTACTCGCAAACACAAGTTGCTCCGCACTACCCTTTATATAGTGAGCCCAGCACTTGTTAGCGGACCACAACGTTCTTGCCTCTATTCACCAAATTATAACCATCTATTTAGGCCGAATCTTTAA
- a CDS encoding 4-hydroxybenzoate polyprenyltransferase, with product MNSTITSVRPWIELLRWNRPTGRLILLIPAGWSLWLTPTAPPSLLLTFQILVGGLAVSAAGCIVNDLWDQHFDRQVARTQERPLARGALGRNEAIFLLCVLLILSFVVVLLLPYESRILCLILAVAALPPILIYPSAKRWFVYPQAVLALCWGFAVLIPWAAAEATLNWSPALIGCWIATLLWTFGFDTVYAMADQSDDAKIGLRSSALSLGQAAVPVIRICYGFTCFSLAVAAASNRISATFWPFWLIATVLMQVSCIPLMRGRETASTTPFIRHFNQQVQIGALILVGLVLARGLS from the coding sequence GTGAATAGCACCATCACTAGTGTCCGCCCCTGGATCGAGCTGCTCCGCTGGAACAGACCAACCGGGCGACTCATTTTATTAATACCAGCCGGTTGGTCTCTTTGGTTAACACCAACAGCACCCCCCAGCCTACTACTAACCTTCCAAATCCTGGTAGGAGGTCTTGCTGTAAGTGCGGCGGGCTGCATAGTCAACGACCTATGGGACCAACATTTTGACCGCCAAGTGGCAAGAACCCAAGAACGACCGCTGGCCCGAGGTGCTTTGGGGAGAAACGAAGCAATATTCCTTTTGTGCGTCTTACTTATTCTCAGCTTTGTCGTAGTTCTATTGCTGCCCTACGAAAGCAGAATCCTTTGTTTGATATTGGCAGTCGCGGCCCTTCCACCAATTTTGATTTACCCCTCCGCGAAACGCTGGTTTGTATACCCGCAAGCGGTTCTTGCCCTCTGCTGGGGCTTTGCGGTTCTGATCCCGTGGGCCGCCGCGGAAGCCACACTTAACTGGAGTCCAGCTCTCATCGGATGCTGGATAGCTACTTTGCTGTGGACCTTTGGGTTTGACACGGTCTATGCCATGGCAGACCAGAGTGATGACGCAAAAATTGGTTTGCGCAGCAGCGCTTTAAGTCTAGGACAAGCGGCTGTTCCGGTAATTCGAATTTGCTATGGATTCACTTGCTTCTCTCTGGCTGTGGCGGCAGCATCAAACCGTATTTCAGCAACATTTTGGCCGTTCTGGCTAATCGCCACTGTGTTGATGCAGGTCAGCTGCATACCTCTTATGCGAGGAAGGGAAACGGCATCAACAACCCCGTTCATTCGCCATTTCAACCAACAAGTACAAATTGGCGCATTAATATTGGTTGGACTTGTCTTGGCACGAGGTTTGAGCTAA
- a CDS encoding lipopolysaccharide heptosyltransferase family protein: protein MRVLALSPGSLQDQLDRLPALASLCQQLDASLYVACDPKVSAAWNLLSVVKKVFSFGFETNPSLADWANLLGNVREPDFQVCINFAKGQQVNLMLFMSHIPNRIAASGFACTDLVVHEGSGFSPQRLASYLTPLGCSLDANAFRLTLPRQELEESRSSQPPGDGPMLMLAPSKSYGDWPSERWSSLPRSISNRLANLRSVTLDRGLPLRRCAAAVACADVVLSSCAVTQRLAVYFGIPLLALGAQPDDLPERPEIRCLGKKGALASLSENEVLNALGF from the coding sequence ATGCGAGTTCTTGCTCTCAGTCCTGGTTCGCTACAGGACCAATTGGACCGATTACCTGCTCTAGCAAGCCTTTGTCAGCAACTCGATGCGTCTTTATATGTAGCCTGTGATCCAAAGGTAAGCGCTGCATGGAATCTTCTTTCCGTCGTGAAAAAAGTATTCTCATTCGGCTTTGAAACTAATCCCAGCCTTGCAGATTGGGCTAATCTGCTCGGCAATGTGAGAGAGCCAGACTTTCAAGTTTGCATCAACTTCGCCAAAGGACAGCAGGTCAACTTGATGCTGTTTATGAGTCACATCCCCAATCGGATCGCTGCGTCAGGCTTCGCGTGTACGGATCTAGTAGTGCATGAAGGCTCAGGTTTTTCCCCACAACGGCTTGCTTCCTATCTCACTCCTCTTGGATGCAGTTTAGATGCCAACGCGTTTCGTCTCACCTTACCTAGGCAAGAACTGGAAGAGAGTCGCTCCAGTCAGCCTCCGGGGGATGGTCCCATGCTAATGCTTGCTCCATCGAAATCATATGGAGATTGGCCCAGTGAACGCTGGTCATCGCTACCTAGAAGTATTTCTAACCGACTAGCTAACTTGCGGAGCGTCACGCTAGATCGTGGATTACCGTTACGCCGCTGTGCTGCTGCCGTGGCTTGCGCTGATGTTGTGCTAAGCAGCTGCGCTGTCACCCAACGGCTTGCCGTTTATTTCGGAATACCCCTTCTAGCACTGGGAGCTCAACCAGACGATTTGCCGGAGCGTCCTGAAATTCGTTGTCTTGGTAAAAAGGGAGCCCTAGCCTCCCTCAGCGAAAATGAGGTTCTTAACGCTCTCGGTTTTTAA
- the petA gene encoding cytochrome f, translated as MRRALFLLFGSLVFGLTLMIAPAVSWAYPFWAQQNYDSPREATGKIVCANCHLAKKITQAEVPQSVLPDSVFKASVKVPYEEGIREISADGSEVQLQVGAVMMLPDGFTLAPQDRWTDEIKEETEGVYFTQYSEDKPNILLVGPIPGDQNQEIVFPILSPDPATDSNIHFGKYQIHVGGNRGRGQVYPTGDKSNNTFFTAPKEGKVTSIEAGDDGTNVITIDATDGTSITEIIPVGPTLLVSVGDSVEAGEAITNDPNVGGFAQVDTEIVLQNPVRIYGLLAFFAAVAVTQIMLVLKKRQIEKVQAAAGNF; from the coding sequence ATGCGTCGCGCTCTCTTTCTCCTTTTCGGTTCGCTGGTTTTCGGCTTGACACTGATGATCGCCCCAGCTGTAAGCTGGGCCTATCCATTCTGGGCACAGCAAAACTATGACAGTCCCCGGGAAGCCACCGGTAAAATTGTTTGTGCAAATTGCCACCTAGCTAAGAAAATAACTCAAGCGGAGGTTCCGCAGTCGGTCCTCCCGGACAGCGTATTTAAGGCCAGCGTGAAGGTTCCGTACGAAGAAGGAATTAGAGAAATTAGCGCTGATGGTAGTGAAGTTCAACTTCAGGTTGGTGCTGTGATGATGCTTCCAGACGGTTTCACTCTGGCTCCTCAGGATCGATGGACTGACGAGATTAAAGAAGAAACCGAGGGCGTCTATTTCACTCAATACAGCGAGGATAAGCCTAACATCCTTCTAGTCGGTCCAATTCCTGGTGATCAAAACCAGGAGATTGTGTTCCCCATCCTATCCCCGGATCCAGCCACTGATAGCAATATTCATTTCGGCAAGTATCAAATTCATGTCGGTGGCAATCGCGGCCGAGGTCAGGTGTATCCAACCGGTGACAAAAGCAATAACACTTTCTTCACAGCTCCAAAAGAAGGTAAAGTCACCTCTATTGAGGCTGGAGACGACGGAACCAATGTGATTACTATTGATGCTACTGATGGTACTAGCATAACTGAAATTATTCCTGTTGGTCCGACCCTTTTAGTGAGCGTTGGTGATTCTGTTGAGGCTGGAGAAGCAATTACGAACGATCCCAATGTTGGAGGTTTTGCTCAAGTTGATACTGAGATAGTTTTGCAAAATCCTGTTCGTATTTACGGCTTGCTTGCCTTTTTTGCAGCTGTTGCTGTTACACAAATCATGCTCGTTCTTAAGAAGAGGCAGATTGAAAAAGTGCAGGCCGCCGCAGGTAACTTTTAA
- a CDS encoding helix-turn-helix domain-containing protein, whose amino-acid sequence MDIASLDDNQELHSGLLFVGQKLAKRRLAKGLNQTQLADQLHLAVEQLDALESGYLEKLPEPVFIKAMVRRLSNHLKMDADAMVVALKPLSSKTECKERRLLSPRWAVNPSGSWFRTSKEIDWARLFLLGAAALGVLVLIQHPEPSDTTQPIQADQSASLPFTANTNRTSEATIKGKDLDHATFNTVSPPATTFITINSKESSWIALRRKGAIEFEGMLEGQRKIDNPGSVEIYAGRPDLVVVTVANKKPTVLGRIDEIGWVPLTPGR is encoded by the coding sequence ATGGACATAGCGTCGCTGGATGACAATCAGGAGTTGCACTCAGGTCTTTTGTTTGTCGGTCAAAAACTTGCCAAGCGCCGTCTTGCTAAGGGTCTAAACCAGACGCAGCTAGCTGATCAACTACACTTGGCCGTAGAGCAACTTGATGCGCTCGAATCTGGTTATCTAGAGAAACTTCCAGAACCTGTATTTATCAAAGCGATGGTGAGAAGACTCAGCAATCACCTCAAAATGGATGCTGATGCCATGGTAGTTGCACTCAAACCTTTATCTAGTAAAACAGAATGCAAAGAGCGAAGACTGCTCTCTCCGCGGTGGGCTGTTAATCCTTCTGGATCATGGTTTCGAACATCTAAGGAGATAGACTGGGCGCGGCTTTTCCTTCTCGGCGCAGCTGCGCTGGGAGTCCTGGTCTTGATTCAACATCCTGAACCGTCTGACACCACCCAGCCTATCCAAGCCGACCAGTCTGCATCCTTACCCTTCACAGCAAACACAAATCGGACCAGCGAAGCTACTATCAAGGGCAAGGACCTAGATCACGCCACTTTTAATACCGTCAGCCCTCCTGCTACAACCTTCATTACAATCAATAGTAAAGAATCTAGCTGGATTGCGCTTAGGCGCAAAGGCGCAATCGAGTTTGAAGGTATGCTTGAAGGGCAAAGGAAAATAGATAATCCTGGTTCCGTAGAGATCTATGCAGGTCGACCTGACCTTGTAGTGGTGACTGTCGCAAACAAAAAACCAACCGTCCTGGGTAGGATTGACGAAATTGGCTGGGTGCCTCTTACTCCTGGACGCTGA
- the tatC gene encoding twin-arginine translocase subunit TatC, which yields MEMPLMDHLAELRERLLRSLLAIVLGAVLCLIGVKPLVQFLEAPAKGVRFLQLAPGEFLFVSLKVAGYAGLALALPYVLFQLLAFILPGLTLRERRLIAPAVASSAVLFFVGLAFAWWILVPAALKFLVNYGADIVEPLWSIERYLDFVLLLMLATGLAFQLPVLQLLLGLLGLVQWRSMLSAWRWTVLGSALAGAVLTPSTDPITMLLLAGAITGLFLVGVALVALTESFRSETL from the coding sequence GTGGAAATGCCATTGATGGATCATTTGGCAGAGTTGCGTGAGCGATTGCTACGAAGCCTTCTAGCCATCGTGCTGGGAGCAGTGCTCTGTCTGATTGGGGTGAAGCCCTTAGTGCAATTTTTGGAAGCACCAGCAAAAGGAGTTCGTTTTTTACAGCTGGCGCCGGGGGAATTCTTATTTGTGTCATTGAAAGTGGCAGGTTATGCCGGCCTAGCCCTGGCTTTGCCTTACGTGTTATTTCAGTTGTTAGCCTTTATTTTGCCAGGATTAACTTTGCGGGAGCGTCGCTTAATTGCGCCAGCTGTAGCTAGTTCGGCGGTTTTGTTCTTTGTGGGTCTTGCCTTTGCTTGGTGGATCTTAGTACCAGCGGCCCTGAAGTTTTTGGTCAATTACGGGGCCGATATTGTGGAACCACTTTGGTCAATCGAGCGGTATCTCGATTTTGTTCTACTACTGATGTTGGCCACTGGCCTGGCTTTTCAGCTTCCCGTGCTACAACTACTTTTGGGGCTCCTTGGGTTAGTCCAATGGCGTTCTATGCTTAGCGCTTGGCGATGGACTGTTTTGGGTTCGGCACTCGCTGGTGCCGTATTGACTCCCTCTACTGATCCAATCACGATGCTGCTGCTCGCTGGTGCGATCACAGGACTTTTTTTAGTGGGAGTAGCACTAGTGGCTCTCACCGAGAGTTTCAGATCAGAAACTCTTTGA
- a CDS encoding LD-carboxypeptidase, with the protein MLPLRPAVPLRTGDGVTCVATSSALETGEHLNQGIAILENWGLRVHPHDLIGRRWGCLAGSDCDRRADLEPKLDTALLACALGGWGAARLLDTPIAWKPGWLLGFSDITALLWARLTAGFAGGVHGPLLTTLSNEPEWSQERLRKLLFGESIPNLQGRPAGTGQASGPLVAANLTVATHLIGTAHIPNLSNTILIFEDVGEAPYRVDRMLTQWRLSGILHKLAGIGFGSFENCDNATHPNSLHLGIEQVLEERTADLGIPRVFDLPIGHRCGNAALPLGAIARLDGQNGYLILPT; encoded by the coding sequence ATGCTGCCTCTCAGGCCTGCGGTTCCTTTACGTACCGGCGACGGTGTGACCTGCGTGGCAACCAGTTCCGCGCTTGAGACAGGTGAACATTTAAATCAAGGCATCGCCATTTTAGAGAATTGGGGTTTGAGAGTGCACCCCCATGATTTAATTGGTCGACGCTGGGGTTGTCTAGCAGGGAGCGATTGTGATCGACGTGCAGACTTGGAGCCTAAGCTAGATACCGCCTTGCTGGCCTGTGCGCTCGGTGGCTGGGGGGCAGCAAGGCTCCTGGATACACCCATTGCCTGGAAACCAGGCTGGCTGTTGGGTTTTTCTGATATCACAGCTTTACTCTGGGCGAGGCTAACCGCAGGTTTCGCAGGAGGAGTTCATGGCCCTCTGCTCACCACCTTGTCTAATGAACCGGAATGGAGTCAAGAACGATTGCGAAAACTGTTATTCGGTGAATCAATTCCTAATTTACAAGGGCGTCCTGCCGGTACTGGTCAGGCTTCCGGCCCTCTGGTGGCGGCTAATCTCACAGTGGCAACACACCTAATAGGAACTGCCCACATTCCAAATCTATCCAATACGATTCTTATTTTCGAAGATGTTGGCGAAGCGCCGTACCGCGTCGATCGAATGTTGACTCAATGGCGATTAAGTGGGATCTTGCATAAATTAGCTGGGATTGGATTCGGAAGCTTTGAAAACTGTGACAATGCTACCCATCCAAATTCACTGCACCTTGGTATCGAGCAGGTGCTCGAGGAACGCACAGCTGATCTAGGAATCCCTAGGGTGTTCGATCTACCCATAGGGCATCGATGCGGAAATGCTGCCCTGCCATTAGGGGCGATTGCCCGACTAGATGGACAAAATGGGTACCTTATTTTGCCAACCTAG
- a CDS encoding Ppx/GppA phosphatase family protein, whose protein sequence is MSEAGTADLTSEELERLSPSSGSRSGGLRQIAAIDIGTNSTHLLVASVDSALSTFSIVQAEKSTTRLGERDPDTGKLSSGAIERGFETLRRFRDLANSHQVEQVVTAATSAVREAPNGRDFLQRIKEELGMEIDLVSGPEEARLIYLGVLSGMSFGEDPHLLLDIGGGSTELILADGRDARALTSTPIGAVRLQRDFIKNEPISLQRRSFLQAFIQGSLESAVDKVRRRINPGESPVLVATSGTAMAIGALAADEDERPLLKSHGYRVSRSRLDRVVERLVAMTPMQRRELSSINDRRAEIIVPGALILQTAMQMLDAEELMLSERALREGLIVDWMLRHGLLKDRFNFQSSIRQRTVIHQVQRFAVNQPRAHKVAINSLTLYDNTKGIIHHDDGQGRELLWAAAMLHKCGQHINFSAYHKHSWYLIRHGELLGYSEAEHLMVAAIARYHRRGLPKKRHESWQALGTRENRRRVGEMSLLLRLAAALDRRPEPVIDSLRVQASANKLQLQLIPSRLNQSLDLEKWSLESCADVICETSGVLLSVSVQE, encoded by the coding sequence ATGTCAGAAGCCGGGACTGCTGATCTGACATCTGAAGAGCTTGAAAGGCTTTCACCATCTAGTGGATCGCGGTCCGGTGGTTTACGGCAAATTGCGGCAATCGATATCGGCACGAACTCCACACACTTGTTGGTGGCATCTGTTGATTCAGCCTTAAGCACCTTCAGCATTGTTCAAGCTGAAAAGTCCACCACCCGTCTTGGTGAGCGAGATCCGGACACTGGAAAACTCTCCTCTGGTGCCATAGAGCGCGGCTTCGAAACCCTTCGTCGTTTTCGTGATTTAGCCAACAGTCATCAAGTCGAGCAGGTGGTGACCGCAGCCACTAGCGCTGTGCGCGAAGCTCCGAACGGCCGTGACTTCCTGCAGCGCATTAAAGAAGAATTGGGCATGGAGATAGATCTAGTTAGCGGTCCGGAAGAAGCGAGGCTGATATACCTCGGTGTGCTCTCCGGAATGTCATTTGGGGAAGATCCTCATTTACTTCTTGATATTGGAGGTGGCTCTACCGAGTTGATTTTGGCGGATGGTAGAGATGCGCGCGCCCTCACAAGTACTCCTATAGGAGCCGTACGACTTCAACGGGATTTCATTAAAAACGAACCGATTTCTCTGCAGCGACGATCATTCCTTCAGGCCTTTATTCAGGGATCTTTAGAATCTGCAGTCGATAAAGTGCGTCGCCGCATTAATCCTGGGGAGAGTCCTGTTCTAGTTGCCACTAGCGGAACGGCCATGGCAATCGGAGCTCTGGCGGCTGATGAAGACGAGCGCCCTCTTCTCAAATCTCATGGTTATCGAGTGTCGCGCTCCCGTCTTGATCGCGTGGTAGAGCGATTAGTGGCCATGACTCCAATGCAACGGCGTGAGCTCTCTTCGATTAATGATCGTCGCGCTGAAATCATTGTTCCGGGTGCGCTGATTTTACAAACCGCTATGCAGATGTTGGATGCTGAGGAACTGATGCTCAGCGAACGAGCCCTGCGAGAAGGTTTGATCGTGGATTGGATGCTGCGTCACGGTCTACTAAAAGATCGTTTCAACTTCCAAAGCAGCATCCGTCAGCGGACGGTGATTCATCAAGTGCAGCGTTTCGCTGTCAACCAACCGCGAGCCCATAAAGTAGCGATCAATTCCCTCACGTTGTATGACAACACCAAGGGTATAATTCACCATGATGATGGCCAGGGGAGAGAGTTGCTCTGGGCTGCCGCAATGCTACATAAGTGTGGTCAACATATAAATTTCAGCGCCTACCACAAACATTCCTGGTATTTGATTCGCCACGGCGAGCTCCTAGGTTACTCCGAGGCGGAGCACCTAATGGTAGCAGCTATTGCTCGTTACCATCGCCGTGGCCTACCCAAAAAACGTCATGAATCATGGCAAGCATTAGGTACAAGAGAGAATCGGAGGCGTGTTGGTGAGATGTCTCTTTTACTAAGACTGGCGGCAGCGTTGGATCGTCGTCCTGAGCCTGTTATAGACTCGCTTCGCGTGCAAGCTTCCGCTAACAAGTTGCAGCTTCAACTCATTCCGAGTCGCTTAAACCAGAGTCTGGATTTAGAGAAGTGGAGCCTGGAAAGTTGCGCTGACGTGATCTGTGAAACATCTGGAGTTTTGCTTAGCGTCAGCGTCCAGGAGTAA
- the ispD gene encoding 2-C-methyl-D-erythritol 4-phosphate cytidylyltransferase — protein sequence MHLLIAAAGSGSRMGADRNKLLLPLLGRPLIAWTVEAALAAVQISWIGIVGQEIDRTNILKAVGTVDKPFVWIQGGSTRQESVLRGLAKLPEGAQYVMIHDGARCLSRPGLFDRCALAVQAGTAVIAATPVTDTIKRVGIDGVIVDTPDRARLWAAQTPQGFEAKQLRQAHAMAEAKGWSVTDDASLYERLQWSVRVLDASPSNIKVTTPFDLVVAEAVLSSRLAK from the coding sequence ATGCATCTGTTGATTGCTGCAGCAGGGAGTGGTAGCCGCATGGGTGCAGATCGAAACAAGTTGTTGTTGCCCCTTTTAGGACGTCCACTGATTGCCTGGACGGTGGAAGCAGCATTGGCGGCTGTTCAAATCAGTTGGATCGGAATCGTTGGCCAGGAGATTGATCGAACCAACATTCTCAAGGCTGTCGGGACAGTGGACAAACCTTTTGTTTGGATCCAGGGTGGCAGCACCCGCCAGGAATCCGTTTTGCGGGGCCTAGCCAAACTACCGGAGGGAGCACAGTACGTTATGATCCACGATGGGGCTAGGTGTTTGTCTCGGCCAGGTCTGTTTGATCGTTGTGCATTAGCGGTGCAAGCTGGAACGGCTGTAATCGCTGCAACCCCTGTAACTGACACTATTAAACGAGTTGGGATAGATGGGGTAATTGTGGATACACCTGATCGCGCTAGATTGTGGGCAGCACAAACGCCGCAAGGATTCGAAGCGAAACAGTTACGTCAGGCCCATGCCATGGCGGAAGCAAAGGGATGGAGTGTTACAGACGACGCTTCGCTTTATGAGCGTCTGCAATGGTCGGTGCGGGTATTGGATGCAAGTCCCTCAAATATCAAAGTGACCACACCGTTTGATCTTGTTGTGGCCGAAGCTGTGCTGAGCTCTAGGTTGGCAAAATAA